Part of the Drosophila santomea strain STO CAGO 1482 chromosome 2L, Prin_Dsan_1.1, whole genome shotgun sequence genome is shown below.
TTATTTAAAAGAGACACGCTGTGCGTTAAACTCTCGTCATTAAAATTTGAGTGGACAAATCTATTCAGAATTTCTGCAGCCTTGAATGCTTCCAAATCGCTAGGTGCTGACACAGCTTCATTATGATCTTCGACGTTGTCGTCGCTGTCCTGTCCGTCATCTAATACATTATGAACAACGCTGTCTTCGAATGGTTTCTCACAAATCGTCACACCGTTGTCAATAAGAACATATTCATTCAGTTCTTCCATTGAAATCGGTAGCTGATCTCTTAAAGCTCTTACCCAAACCGATAGAGGAATGTCATTCCCGATTTCAGTATCATTTGAAAATGAGCTGCTGGGACCTTCTAAATTTTCTTTGGCGAGACCAGAATGCTGAAAACAATTCGCAATTGTCAATGGCGAAAGTGCTTGCCATGCATCATTTATCATTAAAATGGCATCAAGGATGGTAATTTTCATCTTTGTGTTCACCCATATTGCTGATTGTTTTAGGTACGATATTTTTCCGAAAAGTTGATTTAATCACTCGAATTATGCGAATAAGGAAAACCAGAGTAATATTCGTAAGGTTACTAATTGTGGGATGGGCAGGACAATTATCAACTAATAGCAATATCATCTTGTTCTGCTTTTTAAGCTCAGCATCCCAATCTCGTacccaattaataaaaatttcagATGTCATCCATGCTTGGCGATTACTATAGTAGCCAATAGGaacatttttaacattttcaaagCATCTAGGTTGCTTTGATTTTCCAATAaccaataattttttttaagtgtaccACTCATATTGACTCCAAAAGCACAGTTATCCTTTTCTTAGACAGCTTCCCTCCAGTGCATTTTTCACCtataaattacaatttcaattaacccATTCCTTCAAAATGATTTTCCTTCCTACCTTTAAGTTTTAATCTTTTGTCTGGGGTTAATTTGTAGAACAGTCCAGTTTCGTCGGCATTAAGAATATCCTCATCATTGAAATTCTTACGTAGTGTAGGCCAAACCTTTGTTAGCCACTCGCTCATCTGACCTTAAAGCGACTTATCCAACTAGCagaacaattaaaattttcaatttaaaattgtttagcgaaaaaaaatagctTTTTCCTATAACAGTTTATTCCTCGTCTGCGTTGCATTATGAACCACTGTAACAATGCTTTATCGACTTGATCTTGAGTTGACACTCTGACGCGTTTTGGCTTTAAGAcattacttttaaataaatctttaattttttctttattattttgtattgtGGCAATTGTTGTGTGGCTGACGAAGAATTCTTTTGCCAGAGTAACGTTGCGCTCAGCGACTTCCAAGAGCcgaataatttgcatttttttttcgacgGAGAAGCACTTCCGTTTTAAAGACATTTTGTGGGCCCAATGCACAAGTGTCGAGCTTAAACTGAATGAGCTCATCATGCGCATTTAGTGCATTAACTCACATTTGGCGAATTTACGCAGTAAGTTTTATTggaaaaaagcagaaaaaacaagagagaacgctatagtcgagtttcccgacaATCTGATACgcgttactcagctagtggaagtacgaaggagagtcttccacactgacagttaTTGgtgatttgtgggcgttagagtgggcgtggcagcatgaatactttatatggtcggaaacgcttccttctgcctgttacatacttttcaacgaatctagtatacccttttactctacgagtaacgggtataactaaACATATAACAGGACATCTCATGGAATATAGGCAGGAGGTCTGCACTCGCAcgctgtaaacatttttgtgactTCGGTCACTgatagatacatacatacatacatttctaaCAGAGTCGTTTGATGCTTAAATTTGTTGGCATTattttgctgtatttttttttggcacgtCGCAATATCCGgttgaattatgaaaaatcgTACTAACCAGCGGTCTTTTCGTATAACTTTGTATGGGGATCAACCAAGCCATAGAGTTTCCGTCGCAATAACCGGACGGACGCTATAAGCGGAGTCGGTTTAACCGGATTGTActgcatattttatatataccatatttataattcattaaaagcggcaaaaatgtttatttgtatatGGAAAGACGTTAAAAATTAAACCGTATTGATCCTTTTATAAGTACTTAGAAAGAAAACATCCTGAAGCTaagcattttaaataaataaaagcacaatgaaagaaaatattcaaattctCCAGAAGTTAAACCtggttttgtttatttaatactATTAGTTTGGAAAATATGAGAGTTATACAATTTGGggataaaatatatatatattctcggATTCCTAtactgattgattgattggcTTTCACGTCACACGATAAAGTCTCAATTGGATTGAAATAAGGTGACCGTGAAGCCACTTCATGACATCAAGTTTATAGCCTGcgaaacagtttttggcgagCTTACTTTCAACATTTTGATCATTGCCCTGGTGAAACGTTGAAAGAAGTTGAATGTGCTCGAAGACCATCACTGaatgaaatgtttatttgaGACCAGCCACCTAAGGGTTAATCAGCAAATCGTTTTGAGCTGTCACCGTCTGTGAGTATATTTAAACTAATACCATTATTTCTTGAGACTTTTATTGCCGCATGGCAATTTTATTTGGAAGAACAACCCTGTGCAGTGTGAAGAGGATAATGTTGAGGTACACTTATCGataattttacaaattataaaagaCTTATAAAACGGATCTGGTATTTTCCTCTTTGTTGTTCTCTAAAAGGTATATTCAGTTTCAGACAAGCGGTCACACTAATTGACAGACGCAAAGTTTTAAGTAAATTTTATTATAGTTAAGCAAAGGTATTtatgaataattaaaaaacgaCAAACCTAACAAAAAACGCCAATATATTGGATATCACGCTCCTTTATTgacatttaaaaatgcatatttcgTTGTCCATTCGGGACACGTAAGCGATGTAAGCAAATTGACAAGATGGCGGCTTAATCGGCTGTATAGACCAAGAATTAACTACGAAATACCTAGTTTGCCGACCTAAATTGGAAACAGTCTGgaacaattttaataattatatattttaaagcacTCACCGGCCCAGAAGTGAGGTTAAGGACGAGTTTCACTAGTATTACTTACCTTCGTTATAGACCAAATGGCTGATTCGGACGATGAGTACGACCGCAAGCGACGTGACAAATTCCGCGGGGAGCGCAGCGACAGTTACCGTACGGAACGCCGTGATGACCGTCGCGCGGTGGGCGGCTCTACCGGTGCCCGCGACGAGTGGGCGGAGCGGTAAGTGAAGGACACCCTTCAAATATTACATGACATCATTACTGGACGTTTCAGCAATCCCTTCAGGGGCGGAGCTTCCGCAGGCGGCGGAGGCGCTCGCCATAGACCAGACTACAGCGACTATCGTGGCCCAGGAGCCAGACCACGCTATGGGTCACCCGGCCGTGATTTGCCCCCAGCCAAGCGAATGCGCCCGGACTGGGGCGACGGAGATGTGCGCGCCAATCCCCGGTTCGGGGGTAAGTTCTACGTGACTCCAGGATATTCAGACTGTATATGGAAATCTTTTTCTATAAAGGCTATGATCCGTATTTGATGCAGGCCTGGAACGACCACTACCAGTCCATGCACTCGGCCTTCTCCCACGCCGGTCATGCCCCACCTGTTAGGGAGTCCATAGGCGGCGGCGGGAGCGACACTCTTACCCAGCCGGCCATGCTCAACCTGAAGCAATTCCTCGACACCCAGGACGAGAACATTTCTGACTCGGAAGTTATGCGCAAGTACACCGAGTATAAAACAGACTTCAAGCGCCAGCAACTAAACGAGTTTTTCGTGGCCCACAAGGATGAGGAATGGTTAGTAGCTGATCAAAAGTGGATCTACGACGGTTTTGTTGATATCTCTGCTTGTGCAGGCCCATTGCATTATTTGCCGTTCTTCTGTTCGCCACTCATAACTCTCTATATATTAAGTTTTTCTCTGCAGCTTATTGGGTTTGTGAGATAGAGACTTCTCTGAGAGGTTCTGCGCCATAGCAGTAAAAAAAACTGagtaaaatgtattaattacCCGGCGAGCAATGCTGAGGTGTGTTCATATTTCAAAACCgcgatttatttaaattcgatTGACGAGCAAAAGcccaaataaatataaaacaatccCAAAAATAATGAAAGCGATAAGCTTGCAAGGTAAGATTTTGGGTGATAACTCAACAACCTATCTAAACATGTGAAAAATTTATCGAATTCACAATCAACAGCcgggaaaaaagaaaaagagaagGAATTACAGCAAGGGTTTTTATTACTGCAATACTAATAAgcatacctttttttttaactgcaGGTTCAAAAACAAATACCATCCCGAGGACAGTGTCAAACGCAGTGAGGAACAGCGGGGCTTCCTTCaggtttaattttttgtttcacttaCCGCAGAACGTATTACTAAAATGAATCATTGCAGAGGCGTACTGATGTTTTTGTGGAGTTACTCGAGAATGGAACAATAGGAAGTGTGAAGGTAGATTCTTCGCAGGGAGATGCTCTGATCCGTGTATTAGATACGTGCGTTATAAAGCTGGAAGGCGGCACTGACGAGGACCTTAAAGTCCTAGACGAGAAACCCAAGGATCTAGTAGTATATGAACGAAAGACGGAGCCTATGGAGTCTGTCAAGGCGATGGAGAAAGCTATTAGCAGTCCCAAAGAGGAGAAGATTAGAGAGGAAGATCCATTGCCAGCGGTCGTGTCGGCACAACAAAATACTGCAAGGTCTGTTAATTCTGACGAGGAGAACTGGAATGACGAGGATGCAGTGACAAAAAAAGAGTTGGAGGAGCATTCAAAAGACACCGATATCAAACCTGAGGACCAACAGTTGaacaagaaaaagacaaaaaaacGCAAACGCAACAGTAGCGATGATGACAGCTCCTCATCCGAATCCAGTTCTAGCTCAGATGAAGAGAAACTTAAGGAAAAGTATGATGTGGAAGATGGCCTCAGGGCCGAACAAAAAGCCGAGGCGGAAAAGGACAGACAAGAAGCGGCCAAAGCAAAACAGGAACCAGAAAGTTCTAAACTGGAAGAGCTCGTAGGAAAGGAAATTACTGAGCCCAAAGAACTAGACTCAAAAATCAATACTGCCGAGAATGACGATACGCTGAAGTCACCTGAAATGACTCCAAATCCGATTAAGAGAACGGATAATGGAAATGGCAATAAAGTAGAAGATGAAGAGAAGCCCTCTGTTGATGAAAACAAGGTTGTCGAAACCGAAACTATTGATCTAGACAAAGTGAAGGATGGCCAGCCTAGGGCTTTGCATAGGACCTCCTCCATCTTTCTGCGAAACTTAGCCCCCTCGATAACCAGAGCAGAGATCGAGGCCGTGTGCAACCGTTTTACCGGCTACTTAAGGGTGGCTATTGCAGACCCCTTGGTAGAACGTCGTTGGTATCGCAGGGGTTGGATAACATTCATGCGAGACGTCAACATTAAAGAGATTTGCTGGGGACTAAACAATCAGCGACTGAGAGACTGTGAAATGGGAGCCATCGTCAATCGGGACCTCAGTCGACGGGTACGTCCAGCCAATGGTATAACCGCTCACAAACAAGTGGTGCGCTCAGACATTAAACTGTGCGCCAAGATCGCTTTAAATCTGGATGAAAGATTTAGGCTATGGGCGGAGGTGCCGACAGATGATTCCAATTCCGCCCGAGCGGACGAGTCCTCTGAAAATGGAAGCGGCTCCACGTATGGTTTCAATTCAAAAAACCCGGTGCTGCAAAACATCACTGATTACCTTATCGAAGAGGCGTCAGCCGAGGAAGATGAGCTTCTTGGCCTTACCGGCGAAAATAAGGACACTGAGGGCGAAGCCATTGAGCGTGACGAGCAGCTTATATCCGTTCTTGACCGCCTTGTACTTTACTTGCGTATAGTGCACTCAGTGGACTATTACAACCATTGTGAGTATCCATATGAAGACGAGATGCCGAACCGCTGCGGCATTATCCATGCCCGCGGTCCAGCTCCTGTTCGGGTGACAAACAACGACGTGCAAGAGTATATCAAGACATACGAAAGCAAGTTGCAACAGTTTCTTACTAAGACTGTGCTACTGAGTGACGAAGAGATAAAGGACCTTGGTGCAAAGGACGCCGAAACCGAGGTGGAAAAGTTTGTGCAAGCGAACACTCAGGAGCTGGCGAAGGACAAATGGTTGTGCCCTCTGTCGGGTAAGAAGTTTAAGGGCCCCGAGTTTATCCGCAAGCACATCTTCAACAAGCACGATGAAAAGGTTGACGAGGTGCGCAAGGAGGTGCAATACTTTAACAACTATCTGCGCGATCCTAAGCGTCCGCAGCTTCCCGAACATCCAGGCACCTCTAAGCGCCCAGAATCGGAATCTGCCCGTGGAGGGGGTGGAGGGTAAGTTTACTATTTGTTCCCATTGTGCAATAAACtttcattatttaatttcGTGCCCAAATTGTTAGGTACCGACCGCCTATGTATCCACCTTTTTCGGCGATGCCCTATGGTTTTGGACCACCCATGATGGGTGGGGGCCGTGGTGGACGTAACTTTCCCCCCGCTCGCAGGTTAGTTCTATATATATTCCTATAATGTAGATGCGCAATTCTCGGCAGTCATCCCCAACGTTTTTAAATAgataaatttacattttatttgaatcaCCTTTATCAAAGAATCGAAAACGATCTTTTCTTGATGCGCTAAAGAGAAACATACAGAACACTAGACCTATCAATGATTCCATTTTCCACTACAGCGGATTACAGTTCCGACCTACATACGCGAACACTGATAGCATTTAGGCGACTCTATCTTCCcctttttttaactttttctcttttgttggcctaaattgaaatttgtcaCAACTTTCTTGTGTCGCAAATTTTTTGCAGAGAATTGCCTTTGGAACACCAGCGCCGGCTTATCGGTTACCATGATTTGGATGCGCCTGCCAATTCCGATATGTTTGACTAATTGATTAAcacaatacaaataaaaacaggCCATATTGATGCAGCTATTATCGGTTGGCGAGCTCAAGTTTTAAAAGCAATTCAAGCAATGCTAGGAAAAGTATCTACTGCATATAAAGATGGTTTATATACGACTAATGATATCTGTTTTCCTGTACAATGCTAGAACTACCTTTATTTGCccgaaataaatgcaaatcCATAGTCTAAAACAAAACACTGTaatattttgtatcttttcCCTCTCCTGAGTCTTGCGTGAATAAttccaatatatatattcattctCGTTGCTTGCAGACCCGGTGGTTTTGATTATCGACCCAGATCACACTACCGGGACTTGGACGCGCCGCAAGAACCATACTAGAACTAGCTGTGCGGAGATCACAAGCTAAATAAATTGTACCAAATTAATTGCTAAACACtcaaattaagttttttatattcgcCTATTTTGTACGGTAAACTTTTGTATATCACTGAGGAAATCGAAATAAAGTGCGAATAAAAAGCTTATTGCTGCGTTTTAAATGGGTTCTATAGATTTTCCCTTTATAAACAGAGAGCGACAACGGCGGCACTGTCATTAcaagatacatacatatataagttCTCTTCTCTTCTTCAAACAAGTTAAAAATAAGCTCGCAGTCGCCGGCGTTCTGAAATCAGCACgtcaaaaagaaaatttgcCTTGCCAACGTAACATTGTCGTGCGGCTGATGCCagtgcaaaaatatatgttcAGGAGATAAAATGGTGTCAAGCACGGAGTGTCCTGTTTGCGGAGTGACTGCCTCACAAGCTTGTACTAGGTGCAAAATGGTGCGGTACTGCGACCGGGAGCACCAGAAGCAGCACTGGCCGCAGCATAAGCGCAGATGTAGGCCATTCAGCGAGGAGCAGGATGCCGTTCTAGGCAGATACTTGAAGGCTACCCAGGAAATTGCAGCCGGTCAAATAGTCTTCATTGAGGAGCCTTTAGTGGTGGGCCCCAAGTGGTATCATTCCGACGCAGATAATGAAGCCCCTATCGTTCCCTGCGTAGGCTGTTGCACTCCGTGCCGTCTGGGGAAGCACCAGTGTCGCAGGTAAAACATACTAATTACAAAAGTCTATTCATTTCAACAATGTAATTTTCAGATGCTGTTGGCCAGTCTGCAGTGCGGGATGCGAGCACGAATCAATGGAATGCAGCGTACTCAGCCTAGGAACAGGTTCACCAACTCGGGTAGATCCCCGCTCATTGAACGACTATTTCAGAGGCGATGCTCTTTTAGTGCTCAAATGTCTTCTGTTGCAGCGCCAGAGTCCAACGAAATGGTTGGCTTTGTTGGAGATGCAGTCTCATGAGGATGAGCGTAGGGGCACCGAACTACACGAGGAAGCAGAGAAGCGGGTAGTTAGCTACCTCCAAAATCGGTTTTTATGTAGACTGAAGCAAACTAATCCCAGTCTCCTACACGATTGCGAACCAGAGATGCTGCATCGGCTTTGCGGCATCATCGAAACCAACTTTATGGTCATTGAACTGCCGACTGGCTTGGAACTCAGCGGGTTGTTCAGGCAGGCATGCATGATGGAGCATGCTTGTCAGCCCAACTGCGACTTCCAGTTTGATAACAAGACTCAGCAAGTTGCTGTGCGTGCTGGCTGTGACTTGCGAAAGGGTGATCACCTACGGATTACATACACTAACATCCTATGGGGCACGCAGCTTCGCCAGCACCATCTTCGACTAACGAAGCATTTCAGCTGCCGCTGCAGTCGCTGTCTTGATCCAACGGAATATGGCACCTATATAAGTGCGATGGCATGTCTGGGGGATGTAAATCAGACTTGCGGAGGAACCCATTTGGCCGTGGATCCACTAGACGAAAACACACAGTGGAAGTGCGACACTTGCCCAATACTGGTGGATGGAGCTTACGTGGCTGAGCTGCAGTCGCACATGACCAAGCAGGTTGAGGGCTTATTGGCCGGATGTCCTTCCGCGAATCAGGTTGAACTTTTGTTGGCCCGCCTGACCCATGTGTTGCATTCAAATCATTTTCACACGTTCAATCTAAAGCACACGTTAATCCAGCTGTATGGTAACGAAGCTGGCTTGGAATCGTGCGTGCTGAGCAATAATCAGCTAATACGGAAACTGCGGTTGTGCGATGAGCTCTACAACGTATGCCGGCGACTGGATCCTTACAGCATTAAACTGGCTATCTACGTCACGGTCATCCTTATCGAGGTGGCCCACACTCTGGAGGAGCAGGCAAGAAGAGCACCAGCAGAGGCAACATCCCTTTTGGGACTGGCACAGACCCGCCTTAGGGAAGCCCATATGGTTTTGGAAAAAGAGCAAGAATCGGTGGTCGGCAAGAAGCTAAACGAAAAATTGCAGAAAGAAATCTTTGAGTGCGAAAAACTAATTCTAACTCTTGCCTATAATCAAGATCATTAACAAAATAATGTTCTAACATTTGGAAGCCGAAATCACTGTGAAGAGCTGTCCGCATAGTGACGAACCGCGCCTGGAGACTGTGCGAAAAAAATTTACTAGTAAAGGGCTGGTGTGGAGCAACATCACTcacatatattattaaaaattagcACCGTTTGGTTAAAATCCAGCTAACCGTTCAAAAGGGATTTTAGGAAacttcaaaataaatatatctgtcgggcttataaaaattatattttgtaaaaaaattgtaaaataaaaatttatgtCGTTTTGTCTGTGTACGAAAAGTTGTGTGTgcttaaaaacttaaaatagGTAAAAATCCGCTAGATTAGCAGGAAAAAAATTTCTGTGCTAAATACCGTTGAAAaggcaattttaatttttacattttattgatttctgtCTAATTTACGAACTGTGTGGACATCGAAATTGACAGTTTTAATATGTTGTCCAATCTGCGCACATATGTATTTGAAACGATTTACCAAATCTTAAACATGTACTTTTAATCTGTATATGTATCCTTTGCGTTGTTGTTCTACAAATATTCTcttttaaactaaaatttaacAGTCAATAAGCTGACTATTCTTATTCAGGGCTCGTGTAGTCAAATACATGAAATCATGGAAAGTCCATCCAAATATTGACTGaagattaatattattaatattattaatagaAGAGAATACCACATCTTTCCATTATCTGCCTACATTTATTTACCTATTTTCAGTTACCTACAATGAATCCTAAATTATTCTGAAATTTGCAGTTCCACTCGATGCTGTCGCAGAAGCTGTGGGTGCTCCCTCAGGATGTTACGTTGCTGGCGGAGGTTTTTGATAATTCCTGGCAAGTGCCAGGCGTGTCTGAGCAGACTATCCGTCACATCAAAGTGGGCATGGCGCACGCAGCGTAGTTGGGAGCAGTGCGCCACTGTTCGGAGGTCCAAAGCCATGTCGTGCACTAGCGTAGCTAAGCACTCCTGCGTCTCGTTGATGGTATAAAGTTCCAGCGTGAAGTACGGACGCTCAAAGTGAATCAGCTTTATGCCGTATACAACGAGCTGACTGTCGTCCGCTGGACGTAGAAGACCTCTACAGGCCAGTTCGTAGGCCTCCTGGGTCTGCAAATCGACACCGCAGAGCTCAAACATCTTACGCTGATGGGATGCTTGCATGGAGGCAGCCAGACTGCTGATCCTGTCTGCGGACACGTGTCGGTGGTTGGAGCGCATTGTGACCCGTGAGTCTGGTAGGTGATTTTCGGTTGCGCTGCCTAAGTGACCGATTAGGTGGTAGACCCGCACTGGTCGATTTTTCCGAATAGAACTAGACTGGACTGTTCCCCTGTTGATCCCAAAGACTGCAAAAGTATGGTTAGTTGGATCTAAAATGTTTTACTTGACTTACGCAGCACTCCGCTGGTGTGATCGCCCAGGCTGGACACTGTGGCGCAGCTCAAGTCGCGCGGTAGATAACGCGGTCCGGTAGACAGAAGGTGGTCCGATAGATCTGTCTGCTCTCCTACGTTATGTAGTACGTGATCGGCTGCGGTGCCTGTGCCTAGGAGGATTCTGTTCTCTCGGAACTTGCGTGGATTCCTTTGCTCCATTTCGTTGAGTCCTGTTGCAGATCTAtctttaatttcaattttctcgTTCGATGGCGTTCGGATTACCCTTGCAAATGTTGTTCAGAATAGCATTGCGCACGTGCTTGACCTTCATACCGGCTGGCTTGTACACATTTAGAATGCCATTCATGTGCTTAAAGACTGTGGCAGCATCATAAACTTTAGTGAGAGCCATTTTTGCTtcatttattatatatttttttgtggtttatgTTACCGCGACATCCGTAACAAATGGTAATATCTTGGTATTTTCCCAGGGCTGGAAAGTATTGTCTACCAGTGTTGTATTTATAAAAGCTGAATAAGATGTGGAATGCGTTATCAAAACCGTTACATTGGTAACGTGCATTTTGTTCAATGTATAATTGTCAATGCGTTATCGCTGAGAAgtcattttattgttttgatgtctttttcttttttatgttaAAGGTTATATAAATGTCATGCATAGTGTTTTGTATTGCAATGATGCTGCTGACTCGGGAAATGTCTATCGAGAAGACAAAGTTCAGTGCTTTGTCTATTGCTAGCAGTTCGGCAGTTAAAGACGATAGGGTTTTGTTAGTGTAGAatctttctttttgttttgagcTTAAAATAAGGAAGGCTGCGCTGGATTGGTGGACGAAAACTGAGCCGTCAGTAAAGTTTATTTTGAATTCCCCGCTTCTCAGATTGGAAACTTTTTCTTtatagattttaaaaatgctaTAAACCagcatttttgtattagtcttgtaattttctatcaatttaccaaaaaactttttgccacgcccactctaacgccctcaaaccgcccaaagctgctacgcccacacttttgaaaaatgttttgatattttttcatttttgtattggtcttgtaaatttctatcgatttgccaaaaaactttctgccacgcccactataacgcctacaaaccgccaaaaactgtgtttaagattctccttctcccttccactagctaagtaacgggtatcagatagtcggcgaactcgactatagcgttctctcttgttttttttttagatttttaatGCTGTTTCATATTGAAGGGCCTTTGGAGATTTTTTTTACAAAGGTCTAAAAGTTTGATCTCATTTGTTTCTTATGAAATTTTGAAGAGTCTTTTCAGCTGCTCTTACGGGCTTCTTCATACTCTTTGGTACTATATAGTTTCAACCTCGCTGCGTTTTGAAGTCGGAGATGCTTTTCCGCTGTTGGGCACCACCACTTTTTTGTACTTATGTTGTTAATTATGAAAGATCCCTGAGACCATGTTTGAAGTGTTTTATTGAAATGGTTGGATGAATATATAGATCGAATATGTTGCAATTTTTCTTAAGGTTCAGGGACTCCTATGCTTTCAATCCTATCAACAGACTTTAGGATTCTGAATTTTCTGCTGTGATTAATATAGAATCCAACACCACCGTAACCAAAGAAATGATTTTAGATTAAATGGCTATgttaatattgttatttacTAGATGCAAGTTTAAGAGCTGtttattgtttagtttattcaAGCTTTGTATGTTTAGTTGTAGAATTTTCATTGTACATATTTCGTTTGGTTGAGCGAATAAGTTTATGGCATTAGAAATTTGTTGCGCATCTTGATCGGCGTTGGTTTTATTGATGACATCCCTAAAGTCTCCTAGGAAATTTGAAACTTTGTGGTTAAATTCTTATACAGGTCTGTTATAAattctgttatttttttgcattGGG
Proteins encoded:
- the LOC120458667 gene encoding serrate RNA effector molecule homolog isoform X2, whose protein sequence is MADSDDEYDRKRRDKFRGERSDSYRTERRDDRRAVGGSTGARDEWAERNPFRGGASAGGGGARHRPDYSDYRGPGARPRYGSPGRDLPPAKRMRPDWGDGDVRANPRFGGYDPYLMQAWNDHYQSMHSAFSHAGHAPPVRESIGGGGSDTLTQPAMLNLKQFLDTQDENISDSEVMRKYTEYKTDFKRQQLNEFFVAHKDEEWFKNKYHPEDSVKRSEEQRGFLQRRTDVFVELLENGTIGSVKVDSSQGDALIRVLDTCVIKLEGGTDEDLKVLDEKPKDLVVYERKTEPMESVKAMEKAISSPKEEKIREEDPLPAVVSAQQNTARSVNSDEENWNDEDAVTKKELEEHSKDTDIKPEDQQLNKKKTKKRKRNSSDDDSSSSESSSSSDEEKLKEKYDVEDGLRAEQKAEAEKDRQEAAKAKQEPESSKLEELVGKEITEPKELDSKINTAENDDTLKSPEMTPNPIKRTDNGNGNKVEDEEKPSVDENKVVETETIDLDKVKDGQPRALHRTSSIFLRNLAPSITRAEIEAVCNRFTGYLRVAIADPLVERRWYRRGWITFMRDVNIKEICWGLNNQRLRDCEMGAIVNRDLSRRVRPANGITAHKQVVRSDIKLCAKIALNLDERFRLWAEVPTDDSNSARADESSENGSGSTYGFNSKNPVLQNITDYLIEEASAEEDELLGLTGENKDTEGEAIERDEQLISVLDRLVLYLRIVHSVDYYNHCEYPYEDEMPNRCGIIHARGPAPVRVTNNDVQEYIKTYESKLQQFLTKTVLLSDEEIKDLGAKDAETEVEKFVQANTQELAKDKWLCPLSGKKFKGPEFIRKHIFNKHDEKVDEVRKEVQYFNNYLRDPKRPQLPEHPGTSKRPESESARGGGGGYRPPMYPPFSAMPYGFGPPMMGGGRGGRNFPPARRPGGFDYRPRSHYRDLDAPQEPY